One Corvus moneduloides isolate bCorMon1 chromosome 21, bCorMon1.pri, whole genome shotgun sequence DNA window includes the following coding sequences:
- the ZER1 gene encoding protein zer-1 homolog, with amino-acid sequence MASDSPESLMTLCTDYCLRNLEGTLCYLLDNETLRLHPDIFLPSEICDKLVNEYVELVKTDSIFEPHESFFTLFSDPRSTRLARIHLREHIVQDQDLEAIRKQDLIELYLTNCEKLTAKSLQTLVSFSHTLISLSLFGCCNIFYEEENPGGCEDDCLVNPTRQVLVKDFTFEGFSRLRFLNLGRLIEGVNVETLLRPLASLAALDLSGIQLNDVGFLTQWKDSLVSLVLYNMDLSEEHIQVIAQLRKLRHLDISRDHLSSYYKFKLTRRVLNLFVENLVNLTSLDISGHTMLENCTIPSMEEKMGQTSIEPAKSSIAPFRGLKRPLQFLGLFETSLCRLTHIPAYKVSGDKNEEQVLNAIEAYTEHRPEITSRAINLLFDIARIERCSQLLRALQLVITALKCHKDDKNIQVTGSAALFYLTNSEYRMEQSVKLRRQVIQVVLNGMESYQEVTVQRNCCLTLCNFSIPEELEFQYRRVNELLLNILNQSRQDESIQRIAVHLCNALVCQVDNDHKEAVGKMGFVMTMLKLIQKKLADKTCDQVMEFSWSALWNITDETPDNCEMFLNYSGMKLFLECLKEFPEKQELHRNMLGLLGNVAEVKELRPQLMTSQFISVFSNLLESKADGIEVSYNACGVLSHIMFDGPEAWGICEPHREEVVKRMWAAIQSWDINSRRNINYRSFEPILRLLPQGISPVSQHWATWALYNLVSVYPDKYCPLLIKEGGIPLLKDMIKMASARQETKEMARKVIEHCSNFKEENMDTSR; translated from the exons ATGGCATCCGACAGTCCCGAGTCACTGATGACCTTGTGCACCGATTACTGCCTTCGCAACCTGGAGGGGACTCTCTGCTACCTCCTGGACAACGAAACACTCCGGCTCCATCCCGACATCTTCCTGCCAAGCGAGATCTGTGACAAACTTGTCAACGA GTACGTGGAGCTGGTGAAGACAGACAGCATCTTTGAACCCCATGAGAGCTTCTTCACCCTCTTCTCAGACCCACGGAGCACCAGGCTAGCTCGGATCCACCTGCGGGAACACATTGTGCAGGACCAGGACCTGGAGGCCATCAGGAAGCAG gATCTTATTGAGCTCTACCTGACTAACTGTGAGAAGCTGACAGCCAAGAGCCTGCAAACCTTGGTGAGCTTCAGCCACACACTGATCTCCCTGAGCCTCTTTGGCTGCTGCAATATCTTCTACGAGGAGGAGAACCCTGGGGGCTGTGAGGACGACTGCCTGGTGAACCCCACTCGCCAGGTCTTGGTCAAGGACTTCACTTTTGAAGGCTTCAGCCGCCTGCGCTTCCTGAACCTGGGCCGCCTGATCGAGGGGGTAAACGTGGAGACACTGCTGCGGCCCTTGGCCTCCCTTGCAGCTCTTGACCTTTCTGGGATCCAGCTGAATGATGTGGGATTCCTGACCCAGTGGAAGGACAGTCTGGTTTCCTTAGTGCTTTACAACATGGACCTTTCTGAGGAGCACATCCAAGTGATCGCACAGCTTCGCAAGCTCAG GCACCTGGATATCTCCCGAGACCATCTGTCCAGTTATTACAAGTTCAAGCTGACCCGGCGGGTTCTAAACTTGTTTGTGGAAAACCTGGTGAACCTCACTTCGCTTGACATCTCAGGGCACACCATGCTGGAGAACTGCACTATCCCCAGCATGGAGGAGAAGATGGGCCAGACAAG CATTGAGCCAGCAAAGAGCAGCATTGCTCCCTTCCGGGGTCTGAAACGACCACTCCAGTTCTTGGGCCTTTTTGAAACATCCCTCTGCCGCCTGACCCATATTCCAGCCTACAAG GTGAGTGGAGACAAGAACGAAGAGCAAGTCCTGAATGCTATTGAGGCTTACACTGAGCACCGGCCGGAAATCACTTCCCGGGCCATCAACCTGCTTTTCGACATTGCCCGCATCGAGCgctgcagccagctgctgaGAGCCCTCCAG CTGGTGATCACAGCCCTCAAGTGCCACAAGGATGACAAAAACATCCAGGTGACGGGCAGCGCGGCACTGTTCTACTTGACCAACTCCGAGTACCGCATGGAGCAGAGCGTGAAGCTGCGGCGCCAGGTCATCCAGGTGGTGCTGAACGGCATGGAGTCCTACCAGGAGGTCACA GTACAGCGGAACTGCTGCCTGACACTGTGTAACTTCAGCATTCCCGAGGAGCTGGAGTTCCAGTACCGCCGAGTGAACGAGCTGCTGCTGAACATTCTCAACCAGAGCCGGCAGGACGAGTCCATCCAGCGCATCGCTGTACACCTCTGCAATGCCCTGGTCTGCCAGGTGGACAACGACCACAAAGAAGCTGTGGGCAAGATGGGGTTTGTCATG ACAATGCTAAAGTTGATTCAGAAGAAGTTGGCTGATAAAACG TGTGATCAGGTGATGGAGTTCTCCTGGAGTGCCCTCTGGAACATCACTGATGAGACCCCAGATAACTGCGAGATGTTCCTTAACTACAGTGGCATGAAACTGTTCTTGGAGTGCTTGAAA GAGTTCCCAGAGAAACAGGAGCTACACCGCAACATGCTGGGCCTCCTGGGCAATGTGGCAGAGGTGAAGGAGCTCCGCCCACAGCTCATGACCTCCCAGTTCATCAGTGTGTTCAG CAACCTCCTGGAGAGCAAAGCTGATGGGATTGAGGTGTCTTATAATGCCTGTGGAGTGCTCTCCCATATCATGTTTGATGGTCCAGAGGCCTGGGGGATCTGTGAGCCTCACAGAGAGGAGGTTGTGAAGAGGATGTGGGCAGCCATCCAGAGCTGGGATATCAACTCCAGGAGAAATATCAATTACAG GTCATTTGAACCAATCCTTCGACTTCTTCCACAAGGGATCTCCCCAGTCAGCCAGCACTGGGCCACCTGGGCACTCTATAACCTGGTCTCTGTCTACC ctgacAAGTACTGCCCACTGCTGATCAAAGAAGGTGGAATTCCTCTCCTGAAGGACATGATTAAAATGGCCTCAGCACGACAAGAGACCAAGGAAATGGCCCG